The Bacteroidota bacterium genome has a segment encoding these proteins:
- a CDS encoding 3-hydroxybutyryl-CoA dehydrogenase has product MEVKNVTVIGAGTMGNGIAQVFAQYEFAVTMHDLSAGLLERGLGAIRSSLDRQVKKGTLTDDSRKEVLSRITTSADLGSSVGFADLVIEAATEDKAVKKQLFRALDSAAPAGAFLASNTSSISITELGAATKRPARVIGMHFMNPVPLMKLVEIIRGLDTSDETFAVVSSLAAKLQKVPVEVRDYPGFVSNRILLPMINEAVYCVMEGVASAEAIDTVMKLGMNHPMGPLALADFIGLDVCLAIMDVLQEGLGDPKYRACPLLRKMVAAGHLGRKTGRGFYTYAPQA; this is encoded by the coding sequence ATGGAAGTTAAGAACGTCACCGTTATCGGCGCGGGAACGATGGGCAACGGGATCGCCCAGGTGTTCGCCCAGTACGAATTCGCCGTGACGATGCACGACCTTTCCGCAGGCCTTCTCGAGCGCGGACTCGGCGCGATACGCTCCAGCCTCGACCGCCAGGTGAAGAAAGGGACCCTCACCGACGATTCCAGGAAAGAAGTTCTCTCCCGGATCACGACGAGCGCCGATCTCGGAAGTTCGGTCGGATTCGCGGATCTGGTCATCGAGGCGGCGACGGAGGACAAGGCGGTCAAGAAGCAACTGTTTCGGGCGCTCGACTCCGCCGCGCCGGCCGGCGCCTTCCTCGCTTCGAACACATCTTCCATTTCCATCACGGAGCTCGGCGCGGCCACCAAACGGCCGGCCCGGGTCATCGGCATGCATTTCATGAACCCCGTCCCCCTCATGAAGCTCGTCGAGATCATCCGCGGGCTTGACACCTCGGATGAAACGTTTGCCGTCGTCTCGTCGCTCGCCGCCAAGCTTCAGAAAGTCCCGGTGGAAGTCCGCGACTACCCCGGTTTCGTCTCGAACCGGATTCTCCTCCCGATGATCAACGAGGCGGTCTATTGCGTGATGGAGGGGGTCGCTTCCGCCGAAGCCATCGACACGGTGATGAAGCTGGGAATGAATCATCCGATGGGGCCCTTGGCTCTCGCCGACTTCATCGGCCTCGACGTCTGCCTTGCCATCATGGACGTTCTCCAGGAGGGTCTCGGAGACCCGAAGTACCGGGCGTGCCCTCTGTTAAGAAAGATGGTGGCGGCGGGACACCTCGGACGAAAGACCGGCCGGGGATTCTATACGTATGCTCCCCAGGCATGA
- a CDS encoding acyl-CoA dehydrogenase, with protein MTFDFTETQLMIRETASKFAEEELAPSASERDEKEEFPHEAVKKLGELGFLGMMVSPEYGGAGLDMVSYVLAMEEISKVDASCGVIMSVNNSLVCYGLERWGSGVQKEKYLRDLASGRKLGAFALSEPEAGSDATNQRTVAVGSGDGYLLTGTKNFITNGANADVVLVMATTDKSKGANGISTFIVEKGTKGFSVAKKERKLGIRSSDTVSLAFQDCRVPAENRIGEEGFGFKFAMKTLDGGRIGIAAQALGIAMASRDASIRYSKQRRAFSHYLSDLQAIQFKIAEMATKIDAAQMLTLKAAALKDADKPFAQNAAMAKLYSSKIAVECALEAIQIHGGYGYIKDYSVERYLRDAKITEIYEGTSEVQRIVISRGLLKN; from the coding sequence ATGACATTCGATTTTACCGAAACCCAGTTGATGATTCGCGAGACTGCGAGCAAGTTTGCGGAGGAGGAGCTTGCTCCCTCGGCCTCCGAACGGGATGAGAAGGAGGAGTTTCCCCACGAAGCGGTAAAGAAGCTCGGAGAGCTCGGTTTCCTGGGAATGATGGTTTCTCCCGAGTATGGGGGCGCCGGACTCGACATGGTCAGCTACGTGCTCGCCATGGAGGAAATCTCGAAAGTGGATGCCTCCTGCGGGGTGATCATGTCCGTGAACAACTCACTGGTTTGCTACGGGCTCGAACGCTGGGGCTCCGGCGTCCAGAAGGAGAAGTACCTCCGCGACCTCGCATCGGGGAGAAAGCTCGGAGCTTTCGCCCTCTCCGAACCCGAGGCAGGCAGCGACGCCACGAACCAGCGCACGGTGGCGGTGGGGTCCGGAGACGGATATCTGCTTACGGGGACCAAGAACTTCATCACAAACGGCGCGAATGCGGATGTCGTCCTGGTCATGGCGACGACGGACAAGTCGAAGGGCGCCAACGGAATCAGCACCTTCATCGTGGAGAAGGGGACGAAGGGTTTTTCTGTCGCCAAAAAGGAGCGCAAACTCGGGATCAGAAGCTCGGACACCGTCTCGCTGGCGTTCCAGGACTGTCGCGTACCGGCGGAGAACCGGATCGGGGAGGAAGGATTCGGATTCAAGTTCGCGATGAAAACACTCGATGGCGGCCGAATCGGGATCGCGGCCCAGGCTCTGGGAATCGCGATGGCATCGAGAGACGCATCGATCCGGTACTCCAAGCAGAGGAGAGCTTTCAGCCATTACCTCTCCGATCTTCAGGCCATCCAGTTCAAGATCGCCGAAATGGCCACAAAAATAGATGCCGCTCAAATGCTCACCCTGAAGGCGGCGGCGCTCAAGGACGCAGACAAGCCGTTCGCCCAGAACGCGGCGATGGCAAAACTTTATTCATCGAAGATCGCGGTGGAATGCGCCCTGGAGGCCATCCAGATCCACGGCGGGTATGGATATATCAAAGACTATTCGGTCGAACGATACCTGCGCGATGCGAAGATTACGGAGATTTATGAAGGAACGTCGGAGGTTCAGCGGATCGTGATTTCACGCGGATTGCTCAAGAACTAA
- a CDS encoding thiolase family protein encodes MPKEVVIASACRTPIGSFCGSLSSLSAPRLGAIVIEEAVKRARLSKDQVDEVIMGCVLTAGVGQAPARQAAIFAGLPPSVGATTVNKVCGSGLKSIMLAAQAILLGDSEIVVAGGMESMSNAPYLLEMVRNGYKMGNRQIVDSIIKDGLWDVYNDFHMGSAAELCARECRVSREAQDEYAILSYKRALDAQEHSYFREEITGVTIPQKDSSIVVISEDEEPKKVKFEKIRSLKPAFQKEGTVTAANASKINDGAAAVVLMPAEKAAALGIRPMARIVSYDSAAKKPEWFTTAPADVIPKVLAKAGVAKDDVDLFEINEAFAVVNLAVNGILGLDVDKVNVHGGAVALGHPIGASGARILVTLLHAMERRNVRRGLAAICIGGGEAAGMLVERPVRA; translated from the coding sequence ATGCCGAAAGAAGTTGTCATTGCGAGTGCCTGCAGAACCCCGATCGGCTCGTTTTGCGGATCTTTGAGTTCACTGAGCGCCCCGCGCCTCGGGGCCATCGTCATCGAAGAGGCGGTCAAACGGGCGAGACTTTCGAAGGATCAGGTCGACGAAGTCATCATGGGTTGCGTTCTCACCGCCGGGGTTGGGCAGGCGCCCGCCCGGCAGGCGGCGATATTCGCGGGGCTGCCCCCTTCCGTGGGCGCGACGACCGTCAACAAGGTCTGCGGTTCCGGTTTGAAGTCCATCATGCTCGCTGCGCAGGCGATCCTGCTGGGTGATTCCGAAATTGTCGTCGCCGGGGGAATGGAAAGCATGTCGAACGCCCCCTACCTGCTCGAAATGGTCCGAAACGGGTATAAAATGGGCAACCGGCAAATCGTCGATTCCATCATCAAGGACGGGCTCTGGGACGTGTATAACGATTTTCACATGGGTTCTGCGGCCGAGCTCTGCGCGAGGGAATGCAGGGTGAGCCGCGAGGCGCAGGATGAGTATGCCATTCTGAGCTACAAGCGCGCCCTCGATGCCCAGGAGCACTCGTATTTCCGCGAAGAGATCACCGGTGTTACCATCCCGCAGAAGGATTCCAGCATTGTCGTAATCAGCGAGGATGAGGAGCCGAAGAAGGTGAAGTTCGAGAAGATCCGGTCGCTGAAGCCCGCATTTCAGAAGGAGGGGACTGTGACCGCGGCAAATGCCTCGAAGATTAACGACGGCGCTGCGGCAGTCGTGCTGATGCCGGCGGAAAAGGCGGCGGCCCTCGGGATCCGCCCGATGGCGCGAATCGTCTCCTACGACTCCGCTGCGAAGAAGCCCGAATGGTTCACCACGGCCCCAGCCGATGTCATCCCAAAAGTGCTGGCGAAGGCGGGCGTTGCGAAGGACGACGTCGATCTCTTCGAGATCAATGAAGCGTTCGCGGTGGTCAACCTGGCGGTGAATGGTATTCTCGGCCTTGACGTGGACAAAGTCAACGTGCACGGGGGCGCTGTTGCCCTGGGGCATCCCATCGGCGCGAGCGGGGCAAGAATTCTCGTCACCCTTCTCCATGCGATGGAACGGCGCAATGTCCGCAGGGGGTTGGCGGCGATCTGCATCGGCGGGGGGGAAGCCGCAGGGATGCTCGTGGAACGCCCGGTGCGAGCCTGA
- the rho gene encoding transcription termination factor Rho, with protein MDIAELKSKKISELTQIAKELNIVGYTDLRKQDMIFKILEAQTEKDGLTFSKGVLEVLPDGYGFLRSVDYNYLPSPDDIYVSPSQIKKFNLRTGDTVSGQVRPPKEGERFFALLRVEAVNDENPDAIRDRVLFDNLTPLYPNNRINLETSPGEYSMRIMDLLTPLGKGQRGMIVSPPKAGKTVLLQKIANSILRNHPEIFLIVMLIDERPEEVTDMERSVNAEVVSSTFDEPPERHVQVSDMVQEKAKRLVEAKKDVVILLDSITRLARAHNTVVPHSGKILSGGVDANALHRPKRFFGAARNVEEGGSLTIIATALVETGSRMDEVIFEEFKGTGNMEIILDRKLSDKRIFPSIDVNRSGTRKEELLFPADELNKVWILRKFLSDFSTVDAMEFLTEKMRGTKTNKEFLRSMNS; from the coding sequence ATGGACATTGCGGAGCTCAAATCCAAAAAGATTTCCGAGCTGACCCAAATCGCCAAAGAACTCAATATTGTCGGTTATACCGATCTGCGGAAGCAGGATATGATTTTCAAAATCCTCGAGGCGCAGACCGAGAAGGATGGGCTCACGTTCAGCAAGGGGGTGCTCGAAGTGTTGCCTGACGGATACGGATTCCTTCGCTCTGTCGATTACAACTATCTCCCCTCGCCTGACGACATCTACGTTTCCCCATCCCAAATAAAGAAATTTAATCTCCGGACCGGGGATACCGTCAGCGGCCAGGTTCGCCCCCCGAAAGAAGGGGAGCGCTTTTTTGCCCTGCTGAGGGTCGAGGCGGTCAATGACGAGAACCCCGATGCGATACGCGATAGGGTCTTATTCGATAATCTTACTCCCCTCTACCCGAACAACCGGATCAACCTCGAAACCTCCCCCGGCGAATATTCAATGCGCATCATGGATCTGTTGACCCCCCTCGGGAAGGGCCAGCGCGGCATGATCGTATCGCCCCCCAAGGCCGGCAAGACCGTCCTCCTTCAGAAAATCGCAAACAGCATCCTGCGCAATCACCCCGAGATCTTCCTCATTGTGATGCTGATCGACGAGCGGCCCGAAGAGGTCACCGACATGGAACGCTCGGTGAACGCCGAGGTCGTCAGTTCGACCTTCGATGAACCGCCGGAACGGCACGTTCAGGTATCGGACATGGTTCAGGAGAAGGCGAAGCGGCTGGTCGAGGCGAAAAAGGACGTCGTGATCCTGCTCGACAGCATCACGAGGCTCGCCCGCGCCCATAACACCGTCGTCCCGCATAGCGGGAAGATCCTTTCCGGCGGTGTGGATGCGAACGCGCTTCATCGCCCGAAGAGGTTTTTCGGCGCCGCCAGAAACGTCGAGGAGGGGGGGAGCCTCACGATCATAGCGACCGCACTGGTGGAGACCGGCAGCAGGATGGACGAGGTGATCTTCGAGGAATTCAAGGGTACCGGTAACATGGAAATCATTCTCGACCGGAAGTTGAGCGACAAGCGAATCTTCCCGTCGATCGACGTCAACCGGTCCGGCACGCGTAAGGAAGAGCTGCTCTTCCCGGCGGATGAGCTGAACAAGGTGTGGATTCTGCGGAAATTCCTGAGCGATTTTTCGACGGTGGACGCCATGGAATTCCTTACCGAAAAGATGCGGGGGACAAAAACGAACAAAGAATTTCTCCGTTCGATGAATAGTTAA
- a CDS encoding OmpA family protein, with protein MNNRGLWLSLTLLCGLAVVRTDAQEFKNALGVGMDFGVGVPVTDINDHGRYPFGRAFLRFYPEQHFAMEAGLGLGALEAEADGNFFSTAIYPIDARLLLQPLRQGKLQPYAFAGVGIVYFNPVDKADAPLLRNSRDEYRRVTPFVPLGAGAEYLVSDVTSVGLRGTYNYTLTDNLDDIKVGGNDSYWSVTMTIFAFLEAPNNDLDGDGLTNSEEKVLGTDPRNPDTDGDGLRDGEEVHVYKTDPLKKDTDGDGLTDGEEVLKYHTDPLNKDTDGDGLTDGEEVLKYGTDPLNKDTDGDGLTDGDEVLKYHTDPLKKDTDGDGLTDGDEVLKYHTDPLNRDTDGDTLTDGDEVLKYHTNPLEKDTDHGGMPDGKEVQLGLNPLDPKDDVVIVDVGEKIVLEGVNFETAKTTLLPGAKKILDQVASALQAYPSAEVAIYGHTDNVGGAKYNMNLSLGRANSVKAYLVSKGVAAARISTKGYGYTKPVADNATAEGRAKNRRIEFARIK; from the coding sequence ATGAATAACCGTGGATTGTGGCTTTCCCTGACGCTCCTCTGCGGCCTCGCAGTGGTGCGCACCGATGCGCAGGAGTTCAAGAACGCGCTCGGCGTGGGAATGGATTTCGGGGTCGGGGTTCCGGTCACCGACATCAATGACCATGGAAGGTACCCGTTTGGACGCGCCTTCCTGAGGTTTTATCCCGAACAGCATTTCGCGATGGAAGCCGGACTCGGGCTCGGCGCCCTCGAGGCCGAGGCGGACGGCAACTTCTTCTCCACGGCAATCTACCCGATCGACGCGCGCCTCCTGCTCCAGCCCCTCAGACAGGGAAAACTGCAACCCTATGCGTTCGCAGGGGTCGGAATCGTTTATTTCAATCCCGTCGACAAAGCCGACGCCCCCCTTCTCAGAAATTCGCGCGACGAGTACCGCCGCGTGACCCCCTTCGTCCCCCTGGGGGCCGGGGCCGAGTATCTCGTTTCGGACGTCACCTCGGTCGGCCTTCGCGGAACCTACAATTACACGCTCACCGATAATCTGGACGACATCAAGGTGGGGGGGAACGACTCGTACTGGAGCGTCACCATGACCATTTTCGCCTTCCTGGAGGCCCCGAATAACGACCTGGACGGCGACGGGCTCACGAATTCGGAGGAGAAGGTGCTCGGCACCGACCCGCGCAATCCCGACACCGACGGCGACGGATTGCGGGACGGAGAAGAGGTCCATGTCTACAAGACCGATCCGCTCAAGAAGGATACCGACGGAGACGGGCTTACCGACGGCGAGGAAGTTCTGAAATATCATACCGACCCGCTGAACAAGGATACCGACGGCGACGGCCTGACCGACGGAGAAGAGGTCCTGAAGTACGGCACCGACCCGTTGAACAAGGATACCGACGGCGACGGCCTGACCGACGGGGATGAAGTCCTCAAGTACCATACCGATCCCCTGAAGAAGGATACCGACGGCGACGGGCTCACCGACGGCGACGAGGTTCTCAAGTATCACACCGACCCGCTCAATCGCGACACGGACGGGGATACGCTCACGGATGGCGACGAAGTGCTGAAATACCATACAAATCCTCTTGAAAAGGACACCGATCACGGCGGCATGCCCGACGGGAAGGAAGTCCAGCTCGGCCTCAACCCCCTCGACCCGAAAGATGACGTGGTGATTGTGGATGTCGGCGAAAAGATTGTGCTCGAAGGGGTGAATTTCGAGACGGCAAAAACGACGCTCCTGCCCGGCGCCAAAAAGATTCTGGACCAGGTGGCGTCCGCTCTCCAGGCCTATCCCTCGGCTGAAGTCGCCATTTACGGTCATACCGATAACGTGGGCGGCGCCAAATACAACATGAATTTGTCCCTCGGCCGGGCGAATTCCGTCAAGGCGTATCTCGTGAGCAAGGGGGTGGCGGCCGCACGGATCTCCACGAAGGGCTACGGCTACACCAAGCCCGTCGCAGACAACGCCACCGCAGAGGGACGCGCAAAGAACCGGCGCATCGAGTTTGCCAGAATTAAATAA